The following coding sequences lie in one Meles meles chromosome X, mMelMel3.1 paternal haplotype, whole genome shotgun sequence genomic window:
- the LOC123934866 gene encoding A-kinase anchor protein 17A-like, which translates to MAAATIVHDTSEAVELCPPYGLYLKPITKMTISVALPQLKQPGKSISNWEVMERLKGMVHNHQFSTLRISKSTMDFIRFEGEVENKSLVKSFLACLDGKTIKLSGFSDILKVRAAEFKIDFPTRHDWDSFFRDAKDMNETLPGERPDTIHLEGLPCRWFALKESGSEKPSEEVLVKVFEKFGEIRNVDIPMLDPYREEMTGRNFHTFSFGGHLNFEAYVQYREYVGFIQAMSALRGMKLMYKGEDGKAVACNIKVSFDSTKHLSDASIKKRQLERQKLQELEQQREEQKRREKEAEERQRAEERKQKQLEELERERKREEKLRRREQKQRDRELRRSQKKLEKLQAQEQKQLQEKIRLEERKLLLAQRNLQSIRLVAELLSRAKAVKLQEQERKDASLRRQQLEERRRRQEAELRRVEEEKERALGLQRRERELRERLLSILLTKKADDPRARDELALSHAQLLQPVLDILHTVSAGCVGAAALHPLGGQPPLDTPKDTPPRPESDDTPRNGTGSVPEEAPCKGGPDSRLAATGDASPDKRCPGVLACIPDNNQQPKGLPATWDQNAPKKDIRSEQDKCNREPSGSRGRASGGRVDDERHKRERSRPRRAGSREDGRQPRKERRQHKKRSRQDDSPPRRSASPARSRARRSHSRERSSRRERSRDRRGGSGRKRSRHRRSERDRSRSGSPGRHRSTWNR; encoded by the exons ATGGCCGCGGCGACCATCGTGCACGACACGTCTGAGGCGGTGGAGCTGTGCCCCCCGTACGGCCTGTACCTGAAGCCCATCACGAAGATGACCATCAGCGTGGCGCTGCCGCAGCTGAAGCAGCCGGGCAAGTCCATCTCCAACTGGGAGGTGATGGAGCGGCTGAAGGGCATGGTGCACAACCACCAGTTCTCCACGCTGCGCATCTCCAAGAGCACCATGGACTTCATCCGCTTCGAGGGCGAGGTGGAGAACAAGAGCCTGGTCAAGTCCTTCCTGGCCTGCCTGGACGGCAAGACCATCAAGCTCAGCGGCTTCTCCGACATCCTCAAGGTGCGCGCCGCCGAGTTCAAGATCGACTTCCCTACGCGCCACGACTGGGACTCCTTCTTCCGCGACGCCAAGGACATGAACGAGACGCTGCCCGGGGAGCGGCCCGACACCATCCACCTCGAGGGCCTGCCCTGCCGATGGTTCGCCCTCAAGGAGTCGGGCTCCGAGAAGCCCAGCGAGGAGGTGCTGGTCAAGGTGTTCGAGAAGTTCGGGGAGATCCGCAATGTGGACATCCCCATGCTGGACCCCTACCGGGAGGAGATGACCGGCCGCAACTTCCACACCTTCAGTTTCGGGGGACACTTGAACTTCGAGGCCTACGTGCAGTACCGCGAGTACGTGGGCTTCATCCAGGCCATGAGCGCTCTGCGTGGCATGAAGCTCATGTACAAGGGGGAGGACGGCAAGGCCGTGGCCTGCAACATCAAG GTCTCCTTTGACTCCACCAAGCACCTGAGCGACGCGTCCATTAAGAAGCGGCAGCTGGAGAGGCAGAAGCTGCAGGAgctggagcagcagagggaggagcagaagcgCCGCGAGAAGGAGGCGGAGGAGCGGCAGCGCGCGGAGGAGAG GAAGCAGAAGCAGCTGGAGGAGCTGGAGCGGGAGCGCAAGCGCGAGGAGAAGCTGCGCCGGCGGGAGCAGAAGCAGCGGGACCGCGAGCTGCGTCGCAGCCAGAAGAAGCTGGAGAAGCTGCAGGCGCAGGAGCAGAAGCAGCTGCAGGAGAAGATCCGGCTGGAGGAGCGCAAGCTGCTGCTGGCCCAGCGCAACCTGCAGTCCATCCGGCTCGTCGCTGAGCTGCTCAGCAGGGCCAAG GCCGTGAAGCTGCAGGAGCAGGAGCGGAAGGACGCGTCGCTCCGGCGGCAACAGCTGgaggagcggcggcggcggcaggagGCGGAGCTGCGGcgtgtggaggaggagaaggagcgcGCTCTGGGGCTGCAGCGCAGGGAGCGCGAGCTGCGGGAGCGGCTGCTGAGCATCCTGCTGACCAAGAAGGCGGACGACCCCCGCGCGCGCGACGAGCTCGCGCTCTCCCACGCGCAGCTGCTGCAGCCGGTGCTGGACATCCTGCACACCGTGTCGGCCGGCTGCGTGGGCGCTGCCGCCCTGCACCCGCTGGGGGGCCAGCCGCCCCTCGACACGCCGAAGGACACCCCGCCGCGGCCGGAGAGCGACGACACGCCCAGGAATGGGACCGGGAGCGTCCCCGAGGAGGCCCCGTGCAAGGGAGGCCCCGATTCTCGCCTCGCCGCCACCGGGGACGCCTCCCCGGACAAGCGGTGCCCCGGCGTCCTCGCCTGCATTCCCGACAATAACCAGCAGCCCAAGGGCCTGCCCGCCACCTGGGACCAGAACGCGCCCAAAAAGGACATCCGTTCAGAGCAAGACAAGTGCAACCGGGAGCCCAGCGGGAGTCGAGGCCGGGCCAGCGGGGGCCGCGTGGACGACGAGCGGCACAAGCGGGAGAGGAGCCGGCCGCGGCGGGCGGGCAGTCGGGAGGACGGGAGGCAGCCGCGGAAGGAGCGGCGGCAGCACAAGAAGCGCTCGCGCCAGGACGACAGCCCTCCGCGGCGGAGCGCCAGCCCCGCGCGCAGCCGGGCCCGCAGGTCGCACAGCAGAGAGCGGTCCAGCCGCCGGGAGAGGAGCCGAGACCGCAGGGGCGGCTCGGGCCGGAAGCGGAGCCGCCATCGCCGCAGTGAGCGGGACAGGTCGCGCTCCGGGTCCCCCGGCCGGCACCGCAGCACCTGGAACAGGTAA